In a single window of the Diabrotica undecimpunctata isolate CICGRU chromosome 11, icDiaUnde3, whole genome shotgun sequence genome:
- the LOC140452930 gene encoding uncharacterized protein — MGDYEKEQSRLQAIWDKIMSDEDNESEFADVYLSEEYEPESSNEYSSDGYEEPVPKKRVKRNDEKSGEGTSNVVSATIDLESGSHKTISIQGTRTVEQQTNIIDVTIQEVIDMDTITEEVCHSEQS, encoded by the exons ATGGGAGATTATGAAAAAGAACAGAGCCGTCTGCAAGCCATTTGGGATAAGATTATGTCTGATGAGGACAATGAAAGTGAATTTGCCGACGTTTATTTGTCGGAAGAATATGAACCTGAATCTTCCAATGAGTATTCTTCTGATGGTTACGAGGAGCCAGTTCCCAAAAAGCGTGTCAAGAGAAATGATGAAAAATCTGGCGAAGGTACTTCTAATGTGGTTTCTGCAACC ATCGATTTGGAATCTGGTTCACATAAAACTATTTCAATCCAAGGAACAAGGACTGTGGaacaacaaacaaatattattgatGTAACTATACAAGAAGTAATTGATATGGACACAATTACTGAAGAAGTGTGTCATAGCGAGCAATCTTAG